ATGGAATCATGGCCGGAATCGGAGGTGTAATTATCTTTATTCCGCAAATTGCCATTCTTTTTGGACTCGTTTCTGTTTTGGAAGAATCGGGATATATGGCCCGGGTGATGGTGATTATGGATAAAATCATGCGCCGTTTTGGATTGAATGGGAGAAGTGTAGTTCCGCTGATCTCCGGTGTAGCTTGCGCAGTTCCCGCCATTATGACAACGAGAAGTATCAGCAGTCGCCACGAGCGACTTTTGACTATTCTGGTAACGCCGATTATGAGCTGCTCGGCCAGACTTCCCATTTATAGTATTCTAATTGCGCTTATCATTCCGTCAACCAAAGTTCTGGGCATTTTTAATATGCAGGGACTGGTTTTGTTTGGATTATACTTTTTAGGTTTAGTAGGAGCGCTGGCTTCGGCCTGGTTGATGTCTTTATTTATTAAAAGAACAGAACCGGGATATTTCATGCTTGAAATGCCAACTTTTAAAATGCCACGTTGGGGTCATGTTGGTTTTATGATGTACGACAGCGTGAAATCTTTTGTGCTGGAAGCCGGTAAGGTTATTCTTGCGATTTCCATTATTCTCTGGGTTTTGTCATCATACGGTCCGGGTGATCATATGGAAGTGGCTGAACAAAAAGTGGTAAGTGCAATGCCAAATGCACCTGAGCAGGAGGTAGCTGCCGCTGTTGCATCGGCTCGTTTGGAAAGTTCTTACGCGGGGAATTTTGGAAGATTTATTGAACCGGCTATCCGACCATTAGGCTACGACTGGAAAATAGGAATTGCACTTTTAGCATCTTTTGCTGCAAGAGAAGTTTTTGTTGGAACCATGGCTACGATTTATAGTATCAGCGGAGATTCAGAAGATGTATTGACGGTTAAAGAAAGACTTGTTCAGGAGAAAAATGATCAGGGTGGGCCGATGTATACGTCTGCCGTCTGCTACTCGCTTCTTATATTTTATGTTTTCGCGATGATGTGTATGAGTACGATTGCTGTTGTATATCGTGAAACACATGGTTGGAAATGGCCGCTTATTCAATTGGGATATCTGATGGCGCTGGCTTATGTTTCAGCTTTTGTGGTTTATCAGATTATGAGTTAGGTGGTTTTTCTATTTAGATAATAGAGCATTTTGCTACCCGTGGGATGGCGGAAAAAGCCATCCCACGGGAGGCTCGAACCCGTCCAACGGCTTTTTCTGCCGTCGGACGGGTATTAAAACTGTCCATTATTAATCAACTGATTTTTGAATAAATCTGAAAGACTTTTCAAGTTACAAACTTACCAGCCCAGATTCTCAATAATATCCGAAGCGATCATCGCAGTTTTTGTCTTTTTCTCAGCTGCCTTATCTCCCGCCAATCCGTGTTGGTAAACGCCAAAAATAGCGGCATTTTCTGGTGTATATTTTTGGGCTAATAATGACGTCAGAATCCCGGTTAAAACATCACCGCTTCCACCCGTTGCCATTCCTGCATTTCCTGTTGAATTGAAATGAACATCTCCATTTGTCAAAATAACTGCTGTATATGCACCTTTCAGACAAATTATTACATTATACTTTTCAGCAAAATTTCTGGCCAGTTCAAGTCTGTCAAATTCGTTGACAGATTCACCAGCCAGGCGCTGGAATTCTTTGGGATGCGGAGATAGAATTGTTTTTGCTGGAAGTTTATCCAGTAAGTCAGGATGTTTGGAAAGAATATTTAATGCATCTGCATCAATGATCAAAGGAACTTTTATTTGTTCCAAAAGCTGATCCAATGCTCTTACTGTCAAAGGTTCCTGACCAATTCCTGGTCCGATTCCGATCGCTGAAAACGATTCCAAATCAGGAAAGGAAGTAATGTTATTTCGGTTTGAGTCAACAGAGATCATGGCTTCTGGTAGTGATATCTGCATAATTTCATAACCACATTCGGGGACATGCACCGTTAATAACCCTGCACCCGAATGCGCGCAAGCACGGGAAGAAAGCACGGCAGCACCTATTTTACCATAACTTCCTGCCAAAATAAAAGCATGTCCGAATGTTCCTTTATGGGAAAATTTTTCTCTGGATTTCACCAGTTTGTCGCCGGCTGATTGATCGGTGAAATAATAAGGTGTGGCGGAATCTTCTATGAATTTTTTATCCAATCCAATATCCACAACATGCCAGTCGCCGGTAAATACGGCATTTTGTGGCATCATAAATGCCAGTTTAGGAAGTTGAAAAGTTACGGTATGATCCGGCTTAATAATGGTATCGGATTTTTCATTCGATTTATCTACATATAATCCGCTCGCAATATCAACGGAAATGATAGTTCCGGGTGCTTCATTGATTTTTTTTATTATTTCTTCCAATAGCCCACTGACCGGGCGCGATAATCCTGAACCTAAAAGAGCGTCAATAATGATATGGTCGTCCACAAAATCAGGCATCGCATTCGGTTCGAAGATTGATTTTATCTGAATGAGGGTTTCAACTTTTTCGAGATTTTGCTGGAAATCCTTGGAGGCATCTTTACTATATTCAATAATAAAAACCCGGACATGGTATCCTTTACCAGTCAGAATACGCGAAATAGCCAATCCATCTCCGCCATTATTTCCTTTGCCGCAAAAAACTGAAATTGATTTTTTTGTATCAAACCGTTCTTCATACCATTTGACAAAAGCCAGGGAAG
The nucleotide sequence above comes from Dyadobacter subterraneus. Encoded proteins:
- the feoB gene encoding ferrous iron transport protein B, with amino-acid sequence MKQENIKIALVGNPNAGKSTLFNALTGLRQKTGNFPGVTVEKKSGTFRLSGSNGQQELDVTVVDLPGTYSVYPKSADEGVVMDILANPKHPDYPAAVVVVADASNLQRNLLLFTEINDLGIPTVLALNMLDVAASMGLTVNAVRLAMQLKVPVVKINARTGEGIPNLQQAVRQVIERTEKPELKYFYEPKGNEPALIEEVRELHQLDNDYVALQYVCQHDNFSFLAQPVRAKLDALIEKYEFDEMGFLADETIARYETIKPIVDKSVKSEGVTEQPLWTRNLDKILLHPVLGYVTFAVILMVIFQAIFAWASYPMDWLDENTALLIAWTKEILPKGVLNDLLTDGIMAGIGGVIIFIPQIAILFGLVSVLEESGYMARVMVIMDKIMRRFGLNGRSVVPLISGVACAVPAIMTTRSISSRHERLLTILVTPIMSCSARLPIYSILIALIIPSTKVLGIFNMQGLVLFGLYFLGLVGALASAWLMSLFIKRTEPGYFMLEMPTFKMPRWGHVGFMMYDSVKSFVLEAGKVILAISIILWVLSSYGPGDHMEVAEQKVVSAMPNAPEQEVAAAVASARLESSYAGNFGRFIEPAIRPLGYDWKIGIALLASFAAREVFVGTMATIYSISGDSEDVLTVKERLVQEKNDQGGPMYTSAVCYSLLIFYVFAMMCMSTIAVVYRETHGWKWPLIQLGYLMALAYVSAFVVYQIMS
- a CDS encoding NAD(P)H-hydrate dehydratase, whose product is MKILNVNQIREMDAATIQNEPISSYNLMERASLAFVKWYEERFDTKKSISVFCGKGNNGGDGLAISRILTGKGYHVRVFIIEYSKDASKDFQQNLEKVETLIQIKSIFEPNAMPDFVDDHIIIDALLGSGLSRPVSGLLEEIIKKINEAPGTIISVDIASGLYVDKSNEKSDTIIKPDHTVTFQLPKLAFMMPQNAVFTGDWHVVDIGLDKKFIEDSATPYYFTDQSAGDKLVKSREKFSHKGTFGHAFILAGSYGKIGAAVLSSRACAHSGAGLLTVHVPECGYEIMQISLPEAMISVDSNRNNITSFPDLESFSAIGIGPGIGQEPLTVRALDQLLEQIKVPLIIDADALNILSKHPDLLDKLPAKTILSPHPKEFQRLAGESVNEFDRLELARNFAEKYNVIICLKGAYTAVILTNGDVHFNSTGNAGMATGGSGDVLTGILTSLLAQKYTPENAAIFGVYQHGLAGDKAAEKKTKTAMIASDIIENLGW